One stretch of Carassius carassius chromosome 18, fCarCar2.1, whole genome shotgun sequence DNA includes these proteins:
- the LOC132092056 gene encoding mitochondrial basic amino acids transporter-like isoform X1 gives MLGLYKGIGSPMMGLTFINAIVFGVQGNTMRMLSKDTPMNQFLAGAAAGAIQCVICCPMELAKTRMQMQGTGEKKSSSRKVYKNSLDCLARIYQREGLRGVNRGMVTTLIRETPGFGVYFLTYDLLTRSLGCEPEDPYMIPKLLFAGGMSGIASWLSTYPVDVIKSRLQADGVGGKYQYSSIMDCTRKSIQREGWRVFTRGLTSTLLRAFPVNAATFATVTLFLLYVRSEDAPKDCEAASGSHHAPLQQQVQPSSL, from the coding sequence ATGCTTGGTCTTTATAAAGGCATTGGGTCGCCCATGATGGGCCTGACGTTCATCAACGCCATCGTCTTTGGTGTTCAGGGCAACACCATGCGTATGTTAAGCAAGGACACACCTATGAACCAGTTCCTTGCTGGAGCGGCGGCTGGCGCTATCCAGTGCGTGATCTGCTGCCCGATGGAACTGGCCAAAACCCGAATGCAGATGCAAGGAACGGGCGAGAAGAAGTCGTCCTCTCGGAAGGTCTACAAAAACTCGCTGGACTGCTTGGCTCGCATTTACCAGCGCGAGGGTTTGCGGGGAGTCAACCGGGGAATGGTTACAACTCTTATCCGGGAGACACCGGGCTTCGGCGTTTATTTCCTCACATATGACCTCCTGACGCGTTCGCTGGGATGCGAGCCAGAGGATCCGTACATGATTCCCAAACTGCTGTTCGCCGGCGGCATGTCGGGAATCGCATCCTGGCTTTCGACGTACCCGGTGGACGTGATAAAATCACGACTCCAAGCCGACGGGGTCGGCGGAAAGTACCAGTACAGTAGCATCATGGACTGCACGAGGAAGAGCATCCAGCGCGAAGGTTGGCGTGTTTTCACACGCGGACTTACTTCCACTCTTTTACGGGCTTTTCCAGTTAACGCAGCCACTTTCGCAACGGTCACCCTCTTCCTTTTGTACGTACGTTCGGAAGACGCTCCGAAAGATTGCGAAGCTGCTTCAGGTTCACATCACGCGCCATTGCAGCAGCAAGTGCAACCATCCAGTCTGTGA
- the LOC132092056 gene encoding mitochondrial basic amino acids transporter-like isoform X2 has protein sequence MDFLAGCIGGAAGVLVGHPFDTVKVRLQVQSVNKPLYRGTFHCFQSIIRQESMLGLYKGIGSPMMGLTFINAIVFGVQGNTMRMLSKDTPMNQFLAGAAAGAIQCVICCPMELAKTRMQMQGTGEKKSSSRKVYKNSLDCLARIYQREGLRGVNRGMVTTLIRETPGFGVYFLTYDLLTRSLGCEPEDPYMIPKLLFAGGMSGIASWLSTYPVDVIKSRLQADGVGGKYQYSSIMDCTRKSIQREGWRVFTRGLTSTLLRAFPVNAATFATVTLFLLYVRSEDAPKDCEAASGSHHAPLQQQVQPSSL, from the exons ATGGACTTCCTTGCTGGATGCATAGGAG GTGCTGCGGGGGTCCTCGTCGGACATCCTTTTGACACAGTTAAG GTTCGTCTTCAGGTCCAGAGTGTTAATAAACCACTTTACCGAGGCACTTTTCATTGTTTCCAGTCCATCATACGTCAAGAATCA ATGCTTGGTCTTTATAAAGGCATTGGGTCGCCCATGATGGGCCTGACGTTCATCAACGCCATCGTCTTTGGTGTTCAGGGCAACACCATGCGTATGTTAAGCAAGGACACACCTATGAACCAGTTCCTTGCTGGAGCGGCGGCTGGCGCTATCCAGTGCGTGATCTGCTGCCCGATGGAACTGGCCAAAACCCGAATGCAGATGCAAGGAACGGGCGAGAAGAAGTCGTCCTCTCGGAAGGTCTACAAAAACTCGCTGGACTGCTTGGCTCGCATTTACCAGCGCGAGGGTTTGCGGGGAGTCAACCGGGGAATGGTTACAACTCTTATCCGGGAGACACCGGGCTTCGGCGTTTATTTCCTCACATATGACCTCCTGACGCGTTCGCTGGGATGCGAGCCAGAGGATCCGTACATGATTCCCAAACTGCTGTTCGCCGGCGGCATGTCGGGAATCGCATCCTGGCTTTCGACGTACCCGGTGGACGTGATAAAATCACGACTCCAAGCCGACGGGGTCGGCGGAAAGTACCAGTACAGTAGCATCATGGACTGCACGAGGAAGAGCATCCAGCGCGAAGGTTGGCGTGTTTTCACACGCGGACTTACTTCCACTCTTTTACGGGCTTTTCCAGTTAACGCAGCCACTTTCGCAACGGTCACCCTCTTCCTTTTGTACGTACGTTCGGAAGACGCTCCGAAAGATTGCGAAGCTGCTTCAGGTTCACATCACGCGCCATTGCAGCAGCAAGTGCAACCATCCAGTCTGTGA